The following DNA comes from Eretmochelys imbricata isolate rEreImb1 chromosome 2, rEreImb1.hap1, whole genome shotgun sequence.
tcaccattttgggggtctggTGGCTCACGTGTGCTTGCCTGGGATCAGCCAGTTAGTGGTAGATATGTGAATAgtgtctgtgttttaaatcactgaatcagtagtccgtgtgttgcaaacaatactgcttttatcaaatgttgcattttggcttcacaggtATGACCATGGGAGCCCAgtctccctctttgttatcgctggctgaatggctgcgcagaattagaaagcagccacgaAGAGCTAAGGAGGACTTTTTgcatgatgtcatgatgcactccatgGCTGAGAAGCAgaaattgaaggagtggcaggactgcgagaagagggaccaaaaggagaacgtggcacaccagaaagaagccactgAGCGGCTCTTAAACCttatggagcaccaagtggaCACGCTCCAGGCACTACTAGCACTGCGAACCAAGCAGCTctgcgcccgccctcccctgcagccgctatCACAATACTCTTTCCCATGGATtccccagacaccaccaacacactcttatcaacctcctggctccagtctctacccactgcattccactcctgccccatcacagtccagcacttCGGACTCCCCGTACTTACTTCACTCAAcatccatccctctgcagtttagccttgctgaagtacagtacctgctgcactgtactccagaggagaaggttggatatgatacctggacataaacaaatatttaaccatcctgggaccctccctcctcctgggacccttccttcccccatctccctcagTGTTGATGtggttttttgtttctctctcccatctggtggttgttttttaataaaagaattgttttggtttgaaagcaagctttattccattaattgaaagcaaaaagggccctgcaaagcaacaggcaattttcttacacTTTCAtatgcatcatctgcaccaatcacaatcacctcctagcattacaagcactgcactcccgagcatagcaacaaatattagtgcctttcagcttcaaattgcttcctcaaggcatccctgatccttatggccccacgctgTGCCTTTCTAATGGccttggtctctggctgttcaaattcagcctccaggcactgagcctcagcagtccaaccctgagtgaagctttcacccttcccttcacaaatattctGGAGCGTACAGCacgtggctataagcataggaatattgtcatctgacaagtccagcctcccatataggcagcgcctgggggcctttaaatggccaaaagcacactcaacagccgttctgcacttgctcagctgtTGAACTGTTCCTTGCTGTTGTCAAggtgccccgtgtatggcttcataagccacggcattaagggggaggcggggtctcccaggatcacagtgggcatttcaacttcccctacggtgatcttctggtccgggaagaaagtccctgcttgcagcttcctgaacaggacAGCGTTCTGAAAGATGCGTGTGTCATCTACCTTTCTGGATGAGCCTGCGGTTAGTGTCTGTGacccacaagcgcctggagaaccattgagaaataccccttccgattaatgtacttggtggctagatggtctggtgccagaactggaatatCTGTCGCCCCTTAACAGTAAGGGAAGCCCATTtttgcaaagccatccacaatgtcctgcacgttgcccagagtcacagtctttcggagcaggatgtgattaatggccctttACAGTTCTATCAACACAAGTCCAACAATCGACTTTCCCATTCCGAACTGGTTAGAGaccgattggtagcagtctggagtagccagcttccacaatgCAATCGCCACACGCTTCTCCAACAACAGGgaagctctcattctcatgtacctgtgccgcagggctggggtgagctcgtAATACGGTCCCATGAacgtggctttcctcatccgaaagttctgtaggcactgcttgtcatcccagacatgcaagatgatgtgatcccaccactcagtgcttgttccctgagcccaaaagcggtgttccactgtggtcagcacctctgtgaatgccacaagcaatctcatgtcatagCCACTACATGTGGCAAGATCAATGTTGAACTCCTTTTGCCTTTGTAGTtgaaggaataactccactgccacttgtgacatgttagtgagagtgagcagcatattgatgaacagtgcgggatccattcccgCAGAACGAAGAGGCAGGGCACTCAGTACACAGAcggttgaaagatggcaccaaatgcagacggaagcacagggattgctgggatgcgaagcaatgcatgacggggcattgggacaggacccaggatgccccgtgactccctccaccttcccacaactcttagcggcagaagaggggtggccagggctggcttagactttctGGGGCCCGGGtccaagcccaagggcttcacccctgggcagcagggctcaggttacaggccccctgcctggggctgaagcccttgggcttcagctttgggccCCCGGCCTGGGGAGGTgcggctttggctttgccccccaccccagggtgtGGGGCTTGGGTGGACTCAGGCTtgggtcccccttcctggggccctgtagtaatttttgttgtcagaaggaggtcatggtgcaatgaagtttgagaacccctggaatagAGCTCTGGGATCATTTCCTCTCATAACCTATCTCCCCCTCCCTATGAGCAAACTGTGGAGGAAAATTGGACAGATTTGCAGCCCTTCATTTCTTATTATGATCACCTTCCTTCAACTACAAGAATTAAGAACAGTCGGTTCCTGTTCTTGGCAAatagcagggctggggctgactaGCTCTTAGTTTTGGCAAACATTGGAGCTGTCTGACACCTGTCTCTGCCAGGAGATATTGGGCTGGGCTTTTGGCCACAAAGAAGTGTTAAGATGGAAACTGTTGTATCCAAGATTATTGTTGGCCTTATCAGCTGTTTCCTTACATCTCAGGTTTGACTTAAGTGACACCATCAGACATACAATTTTCCTCCTATATATACTATCGTCTCTTTGTCAGAGGGTTAATGTTTGTGATTTATATAACCTATCGAACTGGTTAGAAGTTGGTTGCAAGTACCTGTACAAATCTTAGAAAAACAGAtgtctgaggcttggtctacactacaaacctgTGTTGGTATAATTACATCACTTGGGTGGGTGGAAAAtcgacatagttatactgatctaGCCCCCGGTGCAGAAAGCAGTttatcaacaggagaagccctcccactaACACAGCTTCTACCTCTGAGGAAAGTGGAGTATCTCTACCCACAGGAGAAGCTCCCCCATAGACATAGGTAGTATCTTCACTAATgactacagaggcacagctgcaccagtgtagacaagccctgggaTCTGCATTTTGCATAACACATCCGAAAATCAAACCACTAATTTAGCTGCCTCATTTCAGGCACCCACGTTTGACAATTTTGGCCATAGACTACAAAGCATAAAAAGCCAAGAGGATAACAAAATAAATAGGGGTGGCAATAacatcatatacacacacacacatattgtcCTTGAgtagaagtatttccttttgtgcATTTTGTACAATCCTGTAAgcttaaagacttttttttactTCCATAAACCTTTTATGTGggctaaattattttttaaactcctAAATATAGTGTTTTAACAAAATGTTTGTGAATTCGTATTTAACATGTACCTCGCATTTATTCAGAAATACAAATGTCCCAGTGCAATGCCCTTTTCTTAATGACAATCAAAACATTCCTAGAAATGAATGTGATATAATTTAAACTATTATTATAACTGCTTAATGAGTTTATAAATGTTTTCTTGTAAAATCTCATTTCTTAATCAATAGTTTGGGGTTTGCTGGGTCTaatataaaaaacccacctctgctgACATTTGAGTGTAGTGTATTAAGTTTAATGAATCAATCTGAAACTGTAATTTATATTTCAGGAGATTTTCCAGCTTTGCCATTCTGATGTGATTATCTTGATTTTGATTTGAGGCCAAATTCAATTCAGACACTTGAAACTTGGCGTTTGTTTAGTTTTTCAATGCCATTCTAACCTTGGAAATAGAAAGCACTTAAATCTGACAGGCTGCCAGGTCATCTGACCACAGTTTGTAGGGTACTTTTTAGATCTGTAGGAACTGTTGCACtgttttcagtttccttccttatgTAGCCACAGCATTGCTGTTACGCAGATCAAAGAGCTGTGTGAGCATCAGGAAAAGAAATGTCTTATAAAATAAGCTTTCTCTCTCACATATTTATGTATTGACATGTTTATGTAATTTTTGTAAAAAGGTTTTTGATGACACCATCATAGTCAGCTATTACACATCTTCATGCTTCAAGTaattccatttaaataaaaacaactgtGGTGGTGTAAAAGCAGGAAGTGAATTTCTAGGAAGCTTAACAAGAAGTTATACAAATGAAAACTATggttcagcggttctcaaactatgtgttgagaccccaaagtgggtcatgaccccatgtTAATGGGGTTTCCAGGGCTAgcttagacttgctagggccagggaccaaagccaaagcctgagccccactgtctGGTGCCAAAGCCttagggcttcagccttgggcagtTGGGCTGaaattacaggccccctgcctggggctgaagcccttggactttggCACTCCCACCCGAGGTGGCAGGGATTGGGCGGGCtaaggcttcagtcccccctctgggggtcgtgaagtaatttttgtAGTCAGAAgcgggttgtggtgcaatgatgTTTGAGAACCCCCTGCTCTAGTTACATAAGGTGAATGAGATTACAACAAAACCATATTGTTTTTCAGCCATATCTGAGGTCAATATGATGACATACAGATCAGATTTGTAAAGCCATTTGGAAGACTTTCAAAATGTGTAGAACAGCCAATAATCTGTACTGGCTAAAAGAGGGTTAAATATTTAAGTCCTACtgaaatcatgtgttccagtaatAATGCCTATTTCCACATCCTGACCCATCTCTACATAGTAACAGTGTAAAATTACATAATTTGGCAGAAGGCAATAAGGGGTTTTAAAATTATTGGACAATAATTGGTGGCTGCTAGGGAAGATGcaataaaatttcaaaatcttgacTGTTTGGAGGCTCTGGGTAAAATCtgcaaaagtgcctaaatgacttaggagctgaggtcccattttcaaaagtgacataggcGTTTAGAAGCCCAAATCACATTTACATCCAACGTGAATGGGATCTAGGttccttaggcacttttgaaaattttaccctctgCCTTTTTTCGCTCTTTAAATTATCTAATAGTTTACCTGAGTTTCCATTTTTGCAAATGTTCAGAAACTGACTGGactcttataaaaaaaaaaatatgtacagtGCCATTCCAAATCTAAATGATTTGTTTATTTTCTCCTTGAAAGAAATTGTAGTTTTATATTTCAATTTAGGATGTGTTGAAATTTTTTCATGTTCAGTTAAATCAAGCTTCTCCCCACAAAAACACAGATCTTGTACTTTTATTGTAGCAAGTTAGTGTAAATGTTTACATTCGTAAATGTTTTGAGTCCTTGCATAATTACTATACTTAAGCATTACCCTTCTTAAATTCTGAACATTATAATCAGAGCTCCTAAAAGATCTAAATAATGAGGTCCAATTCCAAAACTGCATACTGAATCATGAATCACATCACAGAACAAATGTATCATTTGGAATAGAGAATATTTCACTTGAACTGTTATGTAGCTGATGCTTAAGAACCATTTTTAAgtgaataaaatataaatagtGGTTGAATAAATCTAATATATTTAACAAGCAAATGGAAAGACTGAAATGTTGCTCATGGTGTATTGTGTTTCATAATTCATAAATATTcacaaaaatgtcttttttaCATTATGAATCAAATCAACATTTTGCAGTGGCAAAAGAAATCACTTGTGAAAACTAAATGAGAATTTATTATTTGGGGTCATTAATCTATAACAAAAGATATGCTTTGGGAATTATTAATAAAAGACTAGATGGAGGCAATATTGTAACTAGAGCagcaaaaataagaaaaaaaaatattgcgaAAATATATCACACCTAGTAGGCAATTCAGTAACATTTTAGAAACACAATGTAGGAGCACAATACATGCACTGTATTCACTCCAAAAATATATGGATTCAAGAATACTTATTATCTTATTTCAAAGATCTTTAACATCCAAAAACTTGTttcttgggatttttttaaaattatggacAGAATACTATGACTGTTTCAGTCTCACATTTGTCCTACAGTCACTATTTGTATATCTAGAATTAAAAGCAAAAAGCCAGCCAAACATAATAGTAAAATAATCataatgggaaaaaaacaaatcagaaatCTCCCTAGTTCGTTTATATATTTATTGTCATTTCTTTGGTACTCATCACCATATAATCTGAGCACCTACTTATGGATATAAAAGCAATATTAcagtaaggtttttttaaaaaagtattataAGCAATGTGTGCAACGATGCTTATACCTGAGTAGTGGCTTTTTCAGGGTTTTATAGGTTCATTTGCACCCACAGCAACCATTAATCCCCACTAAAGTGACAAACCTGTGTGACGCTGCAACACCATATCCCTGGTCACAGTGCCCAGAGTGGAGAGGTGGGCCCAGCCTCACGCCACTGCCGGGTGAGTGTGGGGCGTGCTCATTCTCCAAACGCTGCCCTCCACACTGAGCCTGGATTAGGGTTGTCATGCCATGACAGAGGGTGCTGCTGAGCCTGACCAGTGCCCCAGTTGACTGCAACAAGAAACGCTTAGTAGAGTGCACCCATGGAATCATGAGGCTCCATCTGCCCCTGTTATAGATAAATTTTACCAGAATTTCTGTTCTAGGGGGCAATTTCCAATTCTTTATTCCCTTTTCAGTTTTTATATCTAGCTAAATTTGCCAGATTTGTTGTCAGTCTGGGCATAATTTGTATTCTACATCATGGGCACCTTGTGATCCATGACCCATTACAACTGGGGGTTTTCCTCCTTTTCAAAGCATGGAGCCCTCTCTCTCCttgtttgttggggtttttttttaaccaaagaagCCCTCTCTAGCTTCAGGATGTACTGTCAGCAGGTGGAGCTGTTCAGAGAACGAATTGACTCTCTTAGCTCCCCAGTGTCTTGCCTTCACTGGAAGAGGCAGGAAGTTCCCTtcaattctcctttctctgtCTCCAGGCAGGAGCTTTTCCCAagatatgtatatttttattttttaccctCTCCTTGGTGCTCCCTTGGTAGggagaagatatttttaaaacaggaCTCTGCCGGACAGTGGTATTGCAAGAAAAAACCCAGCAGCGTAGCAAGCTCAGCTCGGATCAAAGAGGCTTCTGCTGGTGGATCAATTGTGCAGTATTACACCACTCTGCAGTAATGTGACACACAAGCCTTACGCCGTCTGGGGGCACAGATTCAGCAGTGCAGCAGTGGGAGCCAGCTTTTCAGAACCTCCAAGCCAGGGACCCCTGACCACTTGGTGCTCCAGGCCAAAGTAAAACATGGCAACAAGGGCTGACTACAGCAATAGCAGTGTGGCAGGCAAGCCTTCACTTGTTTGAGGCTGAAATTCAGCAGCAGGTCCTGGCATTTTGGAAACAACAAGCCCGAGGTCCTTGGCTGTTTTGTCTCCTTCCCCCGCTTTCTTCTTCTGTCTGAAGTGAATTATAGCGTCCAGGAGCATCTTCAAGAAGCTGCTAACTCAGAGGATTAGGAAAAACCCACAGCACAGGACGCCCTGCTCCTTTTAGACTGCTGCAGTAACTAGGTATTTTTGACCCAATTATTCCAACAAGGGTCTTACACAGTCCTTGTTATAGTCGGTATCTTGAACCCATGCCCTGTCAGTGGTTCTGTCAGTCCCGCTctcctcggggggggggaggccgtGACTCCCAGAGGTTCTGAAACCAAAACAACAGGTTTAAAAAACCACTCAAATGGCTGAGGTTCTCCATATTTGGTACCAGTTTCCATTATATCAAGGCAGTCCGAGGGTTCTGTGCACTGGTCATGGTGCACCTCTGAACGCTACAAATTTTTGTGATTATCGGAACCACGAATCAGATTCTCTGGGCGGTCCTGTTCTTTTCTGcagcactgtggaagctgagaTAGTCCCACTCAATTCCAAGCAAGAGGTTGTCCTAGGACACTCATCAGAacacctttttaaaattatagcAGCTAGAAAGGTGATTCTCTTCCTTAAGTTTCCATCCAGAATTGGTTGCCACTCATGAAATGTAACACCAGGCTACTGTTGCATGCTAGAGCAAAAGCTAAAAATCTGGAATAAAGCAGGAGGAATTCTTTTTCCTGGAGCTGAAAGTTTTGCTGACTATGTATTACATTGATTGTTTGTTTATAGTACTGCCAGCTATTTGCTGGGTGTTTCCCAAGCCCTCATAAAGGACAGTGTCTGCTCCGAGGAGCTCACAACATAAGGCATCTAAGGATTAAAACCACATACATTTGAGCAAAAGAGCAGTATGTAGGTTACTTATTTAAGCAGGTGCCACTGGGATGCTATTGAATGAGAACTAAATCATTTGAAGTTAACAGAAAAGTAGTGGCCTAGGAACCCATGGTCTCAGACTCGTTCAGATGTCAGTTCAGCATCCTTGAAACTCCTGATTAGTGGGAAATTCTATTCCAGGATCCCCTCAAACTTTCACACCTACAGCACATTGAACCGAAGAGGTTTTATCTTCTAGAGCATGAATATTCAGGAAAGCTCATGAACTTCCTCCTCAAGTCTATAAACGGTCTTCAAATCTGGGCATTTCAAGAGTTCTGAGAACTTGAACCTGGTGGTGCTCTTGAAAGGACAAAGTTCCCCTGTATCTCACAACCAGGGACATATTGCAGTTCTTTCTAGATGGGCTCTTGGTTGGGTTTGAGTCCTACCTTCCTGAAGGACCAAGGCTCAGTGTTAGGAGACATATTCCTTGTAGCACATTCCTTCTATGTCTATCCCTTCTTTAGCAGCACACTCACGTTTCCCAGGACCTTCAAGCTGTGTCTCTTCAATATCTGTCTGGAATCCTTATGTGCCCCTTTTCCCTGGTGAGGTGACTCTCAGGCCTGCACCAGGATTCTCTGGTTTTCATTTGAACCAGTCTCTTTTAATTTACTTTCCTTGTGTTTTAAGCCCTTCCACTACCAGGATAATTAGTTTCACTCTTGAACTGTGATTGAGACATTCAAATTCTGTTTATGCAAATCTAAAGCTTGAAGAAAATGTTAGGATTAGTTGGCTGCCTAAGGAAGGGTGCAAATCGTTCACTATTTCCAGCTGGATAAATTCAGGAATTTGTCAGGCCTCCTACAGATTTTTCACAAATTACACTCTGCTTCCCCTTCTCACTTATTCAGGAACTCATTTATTCAGGAACCTCATCATTTCCTGGCAGGACAACACAGTACTTCATTCAAGCAATTTTACTGTTTGGCTACCCAGTCTCAGTGTATTCCTTTCCTTTATCTGTTACTTTAAAATAGAAGTGTTGTCTTTGTCTGATATTATTTTTGGACAAatggttctgcagtttcattcTTGGTTTTCTTCATTAAATCCTTTCATATgatggaggaaggagaaagaataAAAGCAAAAAATCCAGACAAACGAAAAACAATCTTTGGATAAGAGTTTTTTCCCTCTCAAtttaattttcttcattttttttagttTCCTTCCTGTTTGTGGCGATTTGTTTTGCTGTTGACTATAACCCACTTATAAAATATCACAGAGTAGCAGTGAAAGGTATAATTCACTTAGCTAGCTGTAATTTTTCATTCTCTGAATTGGGTGCATGTTGCTTCGTGGCCCTCCACCCACGGCGTCACTTACTTTTGCATCAAATGCCAGTTGGAAGGGAAATGTTGCAATCTGTCCTTTTTCTCTTGCAGAGCattcctgcagagagagagagagagaaatgggattTCCCCATATTGGGATCTAAGTCTTCATTTCCATATTTTTGTATAATAAATTAATAAGATGCAAAAGATGAAGTATCCTGCCTGGAAACAGAAAATCTTTCATAATGATTATAAATCAGAATTTATAGCTTGTCTTCTCAGCATAGGCAGTTGGCTGGGGAGTTGGAGAGGCGATCAGTTCCCTGACAGCTCCACCTCCTGGCACTACATTGTGAAGCTAGGGCAGgggagttaaaagaaaaaaagaggctCTTCCCTGTTTGAAAGATGAGCAGGAATAAGATGAGTAATGGATCACAGATCATCATGTACCAACTTGAGAAAATATATGGGTACATAAGTAAATttttactatttttcttttttttaatattatcaACCGAAATGGTTTAGCCGTTTTCAAAATCAAAGAGTAGGAACAAAATACTTTTCCTGTGCTTTCCTGTGAACAGCTCTCATGCATTAGTGGTAGACGTTAGAAATGTGGATTTTGACAGGAGGTAGTTCCTTGGTCAGAGATGTGCTTTTTGTTGGTCTCTTGATAATTGGCTGTGACTTATCAAAGTCATACTGTTTTTTAAGTACTTTGTGCATATACACTGGATTTTGTAATGCAGTCTTTCAATTGTTTGCCAGTGTTCCATTGGTTCTGCACATACGCACATAGCTTTGGAAAGTTCATAGGCAGTGCTGTGTCTTTCTCTCTGATTAATGGTGTACAGAGGAGGAGTCACGAGGATGAGCATACTAGTGCTCGAAAATAGTGTGTTCTCAGGATGCTAAGCTTGGAAATTTGATGGGAGTTGACCATCTAGCTCACTTGAAAATACCATCCAAAAGTCCTGGGTGGATGAGAGACCTGGCTCTCCTAGCAGCTCTTCGTTATctcagggtatgcctacactatgaaattaggtcgaatttatagaagtcgtttttttagaaatcgtttttatatagtcgattgtgtgtgtccccacacaaaatgctctaagtgcattaagtgcattaactcggcggagtgcttccacagtaccgaggctagcgtcgacttccggagagttgcactgtgagtagccatcccacagttcccgcagtctccgccacccattggaattctgggttgagatcccaatgcctaatggggcaaaaagcgttgtcacgggtggttctgggtacatgtcgtcaggcccgccctcactccctccctccgtgaaggcaacggcagacaatcgtttcacgccttatttcctgagttacctgtgcagacgccataccacggcaagcatggagcccactcagctcactgtcatgGTACgtctcctgagtgctggcagatgcggtactgcattgctacacagcagaagctcattgccttgtggcagcagatggtgcaataggcctgataaccatcgtcgtCATGTCCTAGGTGCTCTTGGCCACCTCAGTAAGGTCGCAGATATGGGCAgatatgggcgcagggactaaaataggaatgactcgaccaggtcattctctttagtcctgccggcagtcctattgtaccatcttctggcgagcagccaggagatgagaatggctagtagtcctattgcaccatcttctgccgagcaaccaggatggctagcagtcctactgcagcgtcttctgccgagc
Coding sequences within:
- the LOC144261571 gene encoding uncharacterized protein LOC144261571, translated to MTMGAQSPSLLSLAEWLRRIRKQPRRAKEDFLHDVMMHSMAEKQKLKEWQDCEKRDQKENVAHQKEATERLLNLMEHQVDTLQALLALRTKQLCARPPLQPLSQYSFPWIPQTPPTHSYQPPGSSLYPLHSTPAPSQSSTSDSPYLLHSTSIPLQFSLAEVQYLLHCTPEEKVGYDTWT